GAGGATGAGGAGGGATTTCATGGGAAATCAATCAACAGGGAAAACGACGGGAGCGACGGTGCCATAGCGATAATCCGGCAGCGAGGCAGAGCAAGAGGCTGCCAGGCTCAGGCACCACGGCAAAAGATTGATAGACGTTGTCATACATCATCACCGGCACGCCGTAGTCATCGGTGTGCTCTGTGAGAGTAAAGGTCTTGGCGGCCAGGCCAGTGTCCGGCGCCTCCACGCGATAGACCACGCCATCGGTGAGGCCTGTGAGTGTGATATTGAAACCACCGGCGCTGTTGCTGAAGCCGCTGGCGACGAGGATCCCCGTGGCGTCGTTGTAAACATTGATGGCCCTTCCCGCGAGCCCTTCACCGGGCTCGTAAAAGGCATCGTGCACAATGGTGTCCTGATAGACCGATCCCGTGAGGATGGCGTCTGAGATGTAATGAACACCATCATAGCGGAACTGGGAGGCCAGATGCTCGGTGACGACGTAGGGGCCGGTGGCATTCACGTTTGTGCCAGGAATAGACACGCTTTGGAAACCGATGCCGATTTCCTTCATACCAGAGTTCAGCAGCAGATCGCGATGACCGGCAGGACTCTGAATGCCATTGCCATAGCCAGCGGTCGAGCCGTTGCCATCTCCCCAGTCAATGACGAATGCCGCATGCGCATGCAGCGGAGACTGGGCTGAGGCAAAGAGGTTCTCCCCCACCTGCAGCCAGTTGGCACCATAGCCGCCGTTTTGAATACGCTGGTCCAGGCTCAGGCCATCGAGTGTGTGGGACTGCTGATCTGCGGACACCATGAGATTGGAGTAATTTGCAGCCGAGACATTCAGCGCGCTGTTCCATGCCAAAGGCGGCGCGGCGGTGAGACTGGCAAACTGCGCGGCCAGATCCGATGCGCTGGTGCCGAAGTAATTCAGAGCATAGGCAATGCTGGGGTCATTGGACTTCGGGGTGTCCCAGACACCGGGCGAAGAGAAATTGACGAGATTGGACAGTTCGTTCTGTGGATCGCTGCGAAAGCGGTTGATCAGTTCCAGCATGTACTGCTGCTCAGCCGTGGGGTCAGCTGCCCAGCCTTGCGAGAGCAGCAATGCCGCCACGCAGAACAAGCCCATGCACCATCCGCGCCATGCGCGGATGCGTGTGGTGGGATGAACTGGGGAAAAATGATTCACGTATCTTAAATTATAGTAATTATAGACACATGCCAAGTCCGATTCGTTCAGCGACTCTTAAGCAGTCACTTTGTCACGCAAAGTTTCGCTTGCATAATTCACTTTGGCCCACAAAGTAACCACCATGAGCACGACAGAAGCCGCCCTGGAACACCTCCGCATCATCCGTTCCCTGATGGAGAAGGCGCACATCTACCGGGCCATCTCTGCACCGGCAGCGCTCACAGGCGGCGTGCTAGCGCTCATCGCCTCCGGCTGGCCGGTATGGCATGCGGCCACTCATCAGGGCGATGCTGTGATGTGCGACCCATGTTTTCTGCAGATGTGGCTGGTCATTCTGGGAATCGCGTCAGCATTGAATGTTCTCCTTCTGGCCAAAGAAGCGAAGCGTCGCGGTCAGCCGCTCGTTTCGGCAGACATGCGCATGGCTTTGCGCGCCTTCACCCCTCCCCTTCTTGTGGGCGGTTGTGTGGGCATCGGCCTCATCGTGTTTCTGCACAATCTCACTCTCGCTGCGCTGGTGTGGGCGCTGTGCTATGGGCTGGCGCTGCTGAGTACGGCCAGCTTTTCACCGCGTTCGCTGGTGCGTCTGGGCTGGGCCTTTGTGCTCACCGGTCTGGCGGCCTTTTTTGCCTGGGCTGCCTGCAGCGATGTACGGCTGCTGGCGAGCGATCTAGGTCCCGCCTCTCTCGTGATGGGTCTCACTTTTGGTGTGCTGCATGTGGTGTATGCCGCAGCCGTTTTCTTCAGCGCCAAACCTGCGGAGGTGAATGCGGAATGATCGACTTTGATCAGATTGACAAGCTCATTCACGAGAAGGGCCGCCTCTCCATCATGACGCTGCTCTCCACGCGCGGAGAGTGGGCTTTTCAGGAGCTGAAGGCGGAGCTGAACATGAGTGACGGCAACCTGATCTCCCACCTGCGCACGCTCGGCACCGCCGGCTACATCAAGGAAAATCGCGATGAGTCCGGCACCCGACCGCGCACGAGCTACGAGCTGACCGAAGCAGGGCGGAAGGCCTTCAAGGACTACGTCGAAGTGCTCGGAGAGATCGTCAAAGCCGCGCAGCAGGGCTGAGCCTGCGCTCCTTTTTTGCCTATTCACTTTGTGCCGCAAAGTTAATTAACCACGAACCCAGAACTGAAACCCATGAACATCATCCTCGCTCAACATCACGGCATGTGCTTCGGCGTCCGCGACGCCCTGCGTGCCACTCATGCAGCAGCACAGCGCGCACCACTGACCATCCTCGGCCAGCTTGTACATAATCCGCTGGTGGACAGCCATCTGACAGCTCTCGGCGCGGCGCGAGGAGAGCTGGATGATCTGCAGAGCGCGGCCACGCAGCAGGTGGCCATCACTGCCCATGGGGCTTCAGACCAGCATCGCCAGGCATGGCATGATGCAGGCCACACGGTGATCGACACCACCTGCCCTCTGGTCAAGAAGGCCCATCATGCACTGGCCATGCTGGTGGCTGAGGGCTATCAGCCAGTGGTGATCGGCCAGAGCCAGCACGTGGAGGTGCGCGGGCTCATAGGCGACTTTCCCTCGGCCGTCGTCGTGCTCGAAGAGGCGGATCTCGATCGCGTGCCAGCGCATGCACGGCTCGGCATCATCTCGCAGACCACGCAGCCGGTGGATCTGGCCCTGCGGCTGGTGGAGGCGATCAAGCGCCACCACCGCAGCTCCGAGGTGCGGTTCATCGACACCATCTGCCATCCTACCAAGCAACGCCAGACTGCGATGGATGAGCTGCTGCGTGACTGCGACCACATCGTGGTCATTGGAGGGCGTAACAGCAACAACACCCGGCAACTGGCGCAAAAAGCCGCCGCATTCGGCCTGCCCGTGCTGCAGATCGAGCATGCCGATGAACTCGACCCCGAGTGGTTTCGCAGGGCGCGGAATGTCGGTGTTACTGCCGGAACCTCCACGCTGGATGAAACCGTGAATGCTGTGATGCAGCGGCTCCGGCAAATCGCCGCCGAGATGCGCAGCAGCCCAGCCCATGAATTTCTGAGAGCCATGCTCCAGGCCGCCTGAGACAACCCAACACCCAACGACACCCATGAACACCCAAAAATGGATCCAACACTTTGAGACGAACACACGCCTCAACCACGAACTGAAACTGCCGGACACAGCGTGCGCACTGCCTGAAGCGGCACGGGATGCACTTGCACGCTCCATCGCCATATTTCAGCTGGGAGAAAGTGGTGGCGGCACACGTCTACGGCGCTACACGCGCAGCATCGCCTCACTGGAACGGCTGAAGGGCTACGAGCGTGCCGTCGATCTCTTTGTGGCCGAGGAACAGAGCCACGCCGCGCTGCTGGCACGCACCGTGGTGCATCTGCGCGGCACACTGCTGAAAAAGCAGTGGAGCAACTCGGTCTTCCGCTGGATGCGCAACCTAGTGAATCTGGAATTCAACATCCAGGTACTGCTCACCGCAGAACTCATCGCCGAGGTGTATTTCGGCCTGCTTTCCCTGCGCTGCAGTGATCCCGTGGTGCAAACCGTAGCCCGCAAGCTGCTGAGAGATGAGATGGGGCATCTCTCCTTTCAGCGAGACTTCCTCTTCGAGCGCCTGATCACACTCACGCCAGCCATGCAGCGCGTGTGGCGCTGGCAGTTCCGCGCCATTCACATGGCCACAGCCTGGGTCGTGTCCTGGGACCACCGCGACTGCCTGCGCAGCCTGGACGTGACTCCTGCGGCCTTTCGCGGCCGAGCCGCGCGCTGCTGGGAGAGCTTCCAGTCACGGCTGGAACGGCGCTTGCAGGAGCATGAGACTCACGCGCGCCAGAGTGCCGAATCCACGCCTGGGTACAGCCGCTCCAGCAATGCCACCATGCAGTCGCCAGTGAGCTGACGAGACTGGCGAGAAAGGGTGGCGGGCTGGGTGTCTTTTTGCACGCCGGATTTCCAAAGATGATCGAGGGCATCGGCGTGCAGATTGGTCACTTCATCCACGGCTTCGCGCCAGAGCTGGGGCTGCTCGCTTTCTTTCCACTCTCCACGCCCGCGGCCAAAGTGGCAGACGGCCAGGTAGGTGAGAAAGGCCAGCTTTACCTGCTCACGAAAATGCTCGCGTGACCAGCGAAGGCGCTGATCGCTGCCGCGCACGAGGTTGTAGCTGCGGATCAGCGCATAGGCACCAATGCCGGAGGCCAGACCGCCGAGAAGAGCACCACCGCCGAAGGTCATGCCGCCGAGCTTGAGATCGGCAATGAGGCCGCCCATGGCCCCGCCGGCAAAGCTGCCGAGCACGGCCCAGATGTTTTCAGAAACGACCTGCGGCACATGAAAATTCTCGCGCGCCACCTCGCCAAGCTCTTGTCCGGCCTGTCCTTGCAGTCCGTGGGCCTCGATCAGGTGATTGGTCGTCAGCTCAGTGCGGTGTGCGAGCTGCGCGGCCAGTTTCTGCCGAGCGTCATTGTATTCTTTATTAAGCTGGTCGCGCTGCCAGCCGACACGCTCCAGCAGCGTCTCAGAGCGCACCTCCACACCGTCCAGGAGCGCGGCGGTGAGCTGCTCTGAAATCAGCCGCACGGAGGTCTGAAACACCTCCACATTGCGGCGCGACCAGGCGCGCTTGATCTGCTGAAAGGTGGGGATCTTGGACCCAAGCATCAGCGGAGCCAGCGACTCCATGAGAATATCCTCCTGCACCCAGCAGCGGGCGAAGGCATCGAGCGTGAGCACCTCCCGCACGATCTCAAACTGCTGCAGGTGCGTGCGCCAGGAGGCAAGCTCCGCCTCCTCCATGGGCGAGCCGCCCGGGAGACCGGTCTGATTCAGCAGCACGACGACCGGCTTCTCCACCCAGCTGAGAATTTCCATCTCAGGACCGATGTAGGCGGCGGCCTCGGGAGGCTCAGCGGCATTGACGAGGTAGAGGACCACGTCCGCTTCATCACGCACATTT
The sequence above is drawn from the Prosthecobacter vanneervenii genome and encodes:
- the ispH gene encoding 4-hydroxy-3-methylbut-2-enyl diphosphate reductase, translated to MNIILAQHHGMCFGVRDALRATHAAAQRAPLTILGQLVHNPLVDSHLTALGAARGELDDLQSAATQQVAITAHGASDQHRQAWHDAGHTVIDTTCPLVKKAHHALAMLVAEGYQPVVIGQSQHVEVRGLIGDFPSAVVVLEEADLDRVPAHARLGIISQTTQPVDLALRLVEAIKRHHRSSEVRFIDTICHPTKQRQTAMDELLRDCDHIVVIGGRNSNNTRQLAQKAAAFGLPVLQIEHADELDPEWFRRARNVGVTAGTSTLDETVNAVMQRLRQIAAEMRSSPAHEFLRAMLQAA
- a CDS encoding GTPase domain-containing protein; this encodes MKFLSLVPALFSRNKSASPPDKQAAELNVRDASDIVTLSLISHTNAGKTTLARTLLRRDVGEVRDAPHVTLFNESHTLLETGGFLLRLWDTPGFGDSARLMKRLKRERSPVLWFLSQTWDRITDRPLWCSQQALKNVRDEADVVLYLVNAAEPPEAAAYIGPEMEILSWVEKPVVVLLNQTGLPGGSPMEEAELASWRTHLQQFEIVREVLTLDAFARCWVQEDILMESLAPLMLGSKIPTFQQIKRAWSRRNVEVFQTSVRLISEQLTAALLDGVEVRSETLLERVGWQRDQLNKEYNDARQKLAAQLAHRTELTTNHLIEAHGLQGQAGQELGEVARENFHVPQVVSENIWAVLGSFAGGAMGGLIADLKLGGMTFGGGALLGGLASGIGAYALIRSYNLVRGSDQRLRWSREHFREQVKLAFLTYLAVCHFGRGRGEWKESEQPQLWREAVDEVTNLHADALDHLWKSGVQKDTQPATLSRQSRQLTGDCMVALLERLYPGVDSALWRA
- a CDS encoding winged helix-turn-helix domain-containing protein encodes the protein MIDFDQIDKLIHEKGRLSIMTLLSTRGEWAFQELKAELNMSDGNLISHLRTLGTAGYIKENRDESGTRPRTSYELTEAGRKAFKDYVEVLGEIVKAAQQG
- a CDS encoding CAP domain-containing protein, translated to MNHFSPVHPTTRIRAWRGWCMGLFCVAALLLSQGWAADPTAEQQYMLELINRFRSDPQNELSNLVNFSSPGVWDTPKSNDPSIAYALNYFGTSASDLAAQFASLTAAPPLAWNSALNVSAANYSNLMVSADQQSHTLDGLSLDQRIQNGGYGANWLQVGENLFASAQSPLHAHAAFVIDWGDGNGSTAGYGNGIQSPAGHRDLLLNSGMKEIGIGFQSVSIPGTNVNATGPYVVTEHLASQFRYDGVHYISDAILTGSVYQDTIVHDAFYEPGEGLAGRAINVYNDATGILVASGFSNSAGGFNITLTGLTDGVVYRVEAPDTGLAAKTFTLTEHTDDYGVPVMMYDNVYQSFAVVPEPGSLLLCLAAGLSLWHRRSRRFPC